One Aliidiomarina minuta genomic region harbors:
- a CDS encoding SDR family oxidoreductase produces MRKNIVITGASSGLGEEMARQFAAKGRNLGLCARRTDRLEALKAELEKQYPDIKVSIKALDVNDHDQVFEVIKAFKAEFGQLDRMIVNAGMGKGAGIGKGYFAANKMTAETNYIAAMAQCEAAMEIFREQNNGHLVTISSMSAIRGMPGAMTSYASSKAALVALTEGIRADVMRKPIAVSCIMPGYIRSELNEKVKDTPYMVDTVPGVKAMVKQIEKEVGSAYVPWWPWAPLGYVMKRLPLKWLRYLL; encoded by the coding sequence ATGCGAAAAAATATAGTCATTACGGGTGCTAGTTCAGGTCTGGGCGAAGAAATGGCCCGCCAATTTGCCGCTAAAGGCCGTAATCTGGGTCTTTGCGCACGGCGCACCGACAGACTGGAAGCATTGAAAGCTGAGCTGGAAAAACAGTACCCGGACATTAAAGTGTCGATAAAAGCACTGGATGTGAATGATCATGACCAGGTATTTGAGGTTATTAAGGCGTTTAAAGCGGAATTTGGTCAACTGGATCGCATGATTGTAAATGCGGGCATGGGCAAAGGCGCCGGTATTGGCAAAGGTTATTTTGCAGCCAATAAAATGACTGCGGAGACTAATTACATTGCGGCTATGGCTCAGTGTGAAGCGGCGATGGAAATATTCCGCGAACAGAATAATGGCCATTTGGTGACTATTTCGTCGATGAGTGCGATACGGGGCATGCCAGGGGCTATGACCTCTTATGCTTCAAGTAAAGCAGCGTTGGTTGCACTGACTGAAGGCATTCGAGCTGATGTGATGCGTAAACCTATTGCAGTGAGTTGCATCATGCCTGGTTATATTCGCTCAGAACTGAATGAGAAAGTGAAAGACACGCCATATATGGTCGATACGGTGCCTGGTGTGAAAGCTATGGTGAAACAAATCGAGAAAGAAGTCGGTAGCGCTTATGTGCCCTGGTGGCCCTGGGCTCCTCTGGGTTATGTCATGAAACGTCTGCCACTAAAATGGTTACGTTACTTACTCTAG
- the glnS gene encoding glutamine--tRNA ligase — MAEIAPRATNFIRKIIDQDLASGKHTQVHTRFPPEPNGYLHIGHAKSIVLNFGIAEDYQGVCNLRFDDTNPLKESVEYINSIKRDVNWLGYEWQGEPRFSSNYFEALHGFAIELIEKGLAYVDFSTQDDMRTLRGTLTEKGTNSPYRDTSVADNLAAFERMTAGEYKEGECSLRAKIDMASPFMCMRDPVIYRVRHIEHHQTGNTWCVYPMYDFTHCISDALEGITHSLCTLEFQDNRRLYDWVLDNISIDCHPQQIEFSRLNLEYTIMSKRKLNDLVNEGHVEGWNDPRMPTIAGLRRRGYTPGSIREFAHRIGVTKMDNQVEMGILEACIRDDLNEHAPRAMAVLDPIKVVIENYPEGDSETLQAANHPNDPDMGTREVPFSREIWIEREDFRESANKKFKRLVLDKEVRLRNAYVIKAKRFDTDAEGNITTVYCSYDADTLGKDPADGRKVKGVIHWVSAAHAVPAEIRLYDRLFQVANPAAEENIADALNPNSLQIVQGVVEPSVAKAAAEDAFQFERTGYFCIDSELSTADKLVFNRTVGLRDSWAKMDQS, encoded by the coding sequence ATGGCCGAAATCGCGCCACGTGCAACGAACTTTATTCGTAAAATTATTGACCAGGACTTAGCCTCTGGTAAGCATACTCAGGTGCATACGCGTTTCCCGCCGGAGCCGAATGGTTATTTGCATATCGGTCACGCCAAGTCGATTGTGCTGAACTTTGGCATTGCAGAAGACTATCAGGGGGTATGCAATCTTCGTTTTGACGATACTAACCCACTGAAAGAAAGTGTCGAGTATATTAACTCCATCAAGCGCGATGTGAACTGGTTGGGTTACGAGTGGCAGGGTGAGCCGCGTTTCTCATCGAATTACTTTGAAGCTTTGCATGGTTTTGCGATTGAGTTGATCGAGAAAGGCCTGGCTTATGTTGATTTCTCCACTCAGGACGATATGCGAACGCTACGGGGTACTTTGACGGAAAAGGGCACTAATAGTCCGTATCGTGATACTTCAGTGGCAGACAATCTGGCTGCTTTTGAGCGCATGACCGCTGGCGAGTACAAAGAAGGCGAATGCAGTTTGCGCGCCAAAATTGATATGGCGTCGCCATTCATGTGCATGCGTGATCCTGTAATTTATCGGGTTCGTCATATTGAGCATCATCAGACTGGCAATACCTGGTGTGTTTATCCTATGTATGACTTTACCCATTGCATTTCAGATGCGCTGGAAGGCATTACACATTCTCTGTGTACACTGGAGTTTCAGGATAACCGCCGCCTGTATGACTGGGTACTGGATAATATCAGTATCGACTGTCACCCTCAGCAGATCGAGTTTTCGCGGTTGAATCTTGAATACACCATAATGAGTAAGCGTAAGCTCAATGACCTGGTCAATGAAGGGCATGTAGAAGGCTGGAATGACCCGCGTATGCCAACTATTGCGGGCTTGCGCCGTCGTGGTTATACCCCGGGTTCTATCCGTGAATTCGCGCATCGCATTGGTGTCACTAAAATGGATAACCAGGTTGAAATGGGCATATTGGAAGCCTGTATTCGTGACGATCTGAATGAACATGCGCCACGAGCGATGGCGGTACTGGATCCTATCAAGGTGGTTATCGAAAATTACCCTGAAGGTGACAGTGAAACCCTGCAAGCGGCAAATCATCCGAATGACCCGGATATGGGTACTCGTGAAGTGCCTTTTTCCAGAGAAATCTGGATTGAGCGTGAAGATTTTCGTGAGTCAGCCAATAAGAAATTCAAGCGTCTGGTACTGGATAAAGAAGTACGGCTACGTAATGCCTATGTAATTAAAGCCAAGCGTTTTGATACTGATGCTGAAGGCAATATAACTACAGTGTACTGCAGCTATGATGCGGATACCTTAGGTAAAGATCCTGCCGACGGACGTAAAGTAAAAGGCGTTATTCATTGGGTATCAGCCGCTCACGCGGTGCCTGCTGAAATACGTCTATATGACCGTCTGTTCCAGGTGGCTAATCCTGCAGCGGAAGAAAATATTGCCGATGCGTTAAACCCGAACTCGCTGCAAATAGTGCAGGGCGTGGTTGAGCCCTCTGTTGCCAAAGCTGCAGCCGAAGATGCTTTTCAGTTTGAACGAACAGGCTATTTTTGCATCGACAGCGAATTGAGCACAGCAGATAAGCTGGTGTTTAATCGCACGGTAGGTTTACGCGACAGCTGGGCGAAAATGGACCAGTCATAA
- a CDS encoding phosphotransferase family protein, producing the protein MSGKSFIDTGVAVREEELFDVKAVTQWLQQQVPDLEGEPEVTQFPGGASNWTYRLEFDNHDFILRRPPAGTKAKSAHDMGREYHIQKSLKPVFPWVPDMIGYCEDEAVTGSEFYVMQRIAGIIPRKNMPRDLDLSAEDAEQLCRNMLDKLVALHQIDIEKSGLDKFAKGAGYAERQISGWTKRYQQAKTWNVPGGKKITRWLAANLPSEEHLCMTHNDFRLDNLILNPDDATDIMAILDWELATVGDPLMDVGNMLAYWIEAGDDRIARSTRRQPTHLPGMFSRQQVIDYYCEKMGFDSSNFAFYEVYGLFRLSAIAQQIYYRYHHKQTRNPAFKHFWFLVHYLHWRCQRLITKHERQH; encoded by the coding sequence ATGAGCGGGAAAAGCTTCATAGATACTGGTGTCGCCGTGCGCGAAGAAGAGCTGTTCGATGTCAAAGCCGTCACTCAGTGGTTGCAGCAGCAGGTACCCGATCTGGAAGGTGAACCTGAAGTGACGCAATTTCCAGGCGGAGCGTCGAACTGGACCTATCGGCTTGAGTTCGATAACCACGACTTTATATTACGTCGCCCACCAGCGGGTACTAAGGCAAAGTCCGCCCATGATATGGGCCGTGAATACCATATTCAGAAAAGCCTGAAGCCGGTTTTTCCCTGGGTACCCGACATGATTGGTTATTGTGAGGACGAAGCGGTCACTGGGAGTGAGTTTTATGTCATGCAACGTATCGCAGGTATTATCCCGCGTAAAAACATGCCTCGTGATCTGGATTTGAGCGCTGAAGACGCCGAACAGTTATGTCGTAATATGCTGGATAAACTGGTAGCACTTCATCAGATTGATATTGAGAAATCCGGCCTGGATAAATTTGCTAAAGGTGCTGGTTATGCGGAACGGCAAATTAGCGGCTGGACTAAAAGGTACCAGCAGGCAAAAACCTGGAACGTCCCTGGTGGTAAAAAAATAACCCGCTGGCTGGCCGCCAACCTGCCTTCAGAAGAACATCTGTGCATGACACATAATGATTTTCGTCTGGATAACTTAATTCTGAATCCGGACGATGCAACCGACATCATGGCGATTCTGGACTGGGAGCTGGCGACTGTGGGTGATCCGCTGATGGATGTGGGTAATATGCTGGCCTACTGGATAGAGGCGGGGGATGACCGCATTGCACGTTCTACAAGGCGTCAGCCCACTCACTTGCCAGGTATGTTCAGTCGCCAGCAGGTGATCGACTATTATTGTGAGAAAATGGGTTTTGATAGCAGTAATTTCGCTTTTTATGAAGTTTATGGTTTGTTCAGGCTATCGGCTATCGCACAACAGATTTATTATCGCTATCACCACAAGCAAACCCGTAATCCAGCGTTTAAGCATTTCTGGTTTTTGGTGCATTACCTGCACTGGCGCTGTCAGCGTCTCATAACAAAACATGAGAGGCAGCACTAA
- a CDS encoding histidine phosphatase family protein produces MASLYLIRHGQASFGADNYDDLSQLGKSQSRHLGQVFHQQGIMPTRILAGSLQRQQQTARGIVEGLQGDLTINMEPAWNEFDHENVLQVFEKTSGQGSLRQQLAVADDKEACFQKLFVAAIRRWVEGQHDSSYTESWGDFQQRISAVFKQLAEQVSAHERILVVTSGGPISMVVQQLLKLDTETALRLNWRLVNAGITKVSLGQGGPQLVSLNEHMHFSGEQRSLLTSR; encoded by the coding sequence ATGGCCAGCCTTTATTTAATCCGTCATGGGCAGGCTTCATTTGGTGCTGACAACTATGATGATTTAAGTCAGTTAGGCAAATCTCAGTCGCGCCATCTGGGTCAGGTGTTTCATCAACAAGGCATTATGCCAACGCGTATTCTTGCCGGTAGTCTGCAACGTCAGCAACAGACGGCACGGGGTATTGTGGAAGGTTTGCAGGGCGATCTGACCATTAATATGGAACCTGCATGGAATGAGTTTGATCACGAAAACGTATTGCAGGTTTTTGAAAAAACTAGCGGGCAGGGCTCGTTACGCCAGCAGTTGGCAGTTGCAGATGACAAAGAAGCCTGTTTTCAAAAACTCTTTGTAGCCGCTATCCGACGTTGGGTGGAAGGGCAGCATGACAGCAGCTATACAGAGAGTTGGGGTGACTTTCAGCAGCGTATTTCTGCGGTGTTCAAACAACTGGCAGAACAGGTCTCTGCGCATGAACGCATTCTGGTGGTTACCTCAGGTGGGCCTATATCCATGGTGGTACAGCAGTTGCTAAAACTGGATACCGAAACGGCATTGCGCCTTAACTGGCGTTTAGTCAATGCAGGTATTACTAAAGTCAGTCTGGGGCAGGGTGGCCCACAGTTGGTTAGCCTCAACGAACATATGCACTTCAGTGGTGAGCAACGCTCATTGCTGACTTCCCGTTAA
- the ybfE gene encoding LexA regulated protein: MAKEATDKVTIDLFQHQRRPGRPRTNPLTRAEQMKLNKRRQLKRDKERGLRRIELKVEESVYEALNERAETCGLSRSQLIEKLLTEALATETDKDI; the protein is encoded by the coding sequence ATGGCAAAAGAAGCAACGGACAAGGTCACTATTGACCTGTTTCAGCATCAACGCCGGCCTGGGCGGCCGAGAACCAACCCGCTCACCCGCGCTGAACAAATGAAGCTGAATAAAAGGCGCCAGCTTAAACGTGATAAAGAACGGGGCTTGCGTCGTATTGAACTGAAAGTTGAAGAGTCTGTCTACGAAGCATTGAACGAACGTGCTGAGACTTGTGGTTTAAGCCGCAGTCAGTTAATTGAAAAACTACTGACTGAAGCGCTGGCAACTGAGACAGACAAAGATATTTAA
- a CDS encoding saccharopine dehydrogenase family protein: protein MKWMIYGATGYTGELITMHARRMGYKPVLAGRNKQKIETLANRAELPWRAFELDTPDSIAEQLDDIDLIINCAGPFEITAPPMLEACLKAQTHYLDITGEISVFELAYSLRKRAVEAGIIICPGVGFDVIPTDCIAARLNAQMPNATHLALGFDSSSRMSRGTALTGIRRLGDGGAVREDGKIKDVALAFKTRRINFGDGDKMAMTIPWGDVATAYYTTEIPNIEVYVPASPKLIKRMKRLNWIRWGFKIPLVRQRLEKKLAKQPPGPDKKEREQHYTWVWGEARNAQGDIITLREKVENGYTLTSRGSVELTIYILRNKLQPGFYTPSRLYGAKLIDRFLVT from the coding sequence ATGAAATGGATGATATATGGAGCCACCGGTTATACCGGTGAGCTCATCACCATGCACGCCCGTCGTATGGGCTACAAACCTGTACTAGCCGGGCGCAACAAACAAAAAATAGAAACCCTGGCGAACCGGGCTGAACTGCCCTGGCGGGCTTTTGAATTAGATACCCCAGACTCCATTGCGGAACAGCTAGACGATATCGATTTGATTATTAATTGCGCCGGTCCCTTTGAGATCACCGCCCCGCCCATGCTCGAAGCCTGTCTGAAAGCACAAACCCATTACCTTGATATCACTGGTGAAATCAGTGTTTTCGAACTTGCCTACAGCCTGCGTAAACGTGCAGTCGAGGCCGGTATCATTATCTGCCCCGGAGTCGGTTTTGACGTTATTCCTACCGACTGCATTGCAGCACGACTAAATGCTCAGATGCCCAATGCCACTCATCTGGCGCTTGGTTTTGACTCCAGTTCACGCATGAGTCGTGGTACTGCCCTCACCGGCATTCGCCGTCTGGGCGATGGTGGAGCGGTGCGTGAAGATGGTAAAATCAAAGACGTGGCATTAGCGTTTAAAACTCGCCGTATCAATTTTGGCGATGGCGATAAAATGGCGATGACGATTCCCTGGGGCGATGTCGCAACAGCCTACTACACCACCGAGATCCCCAATATCGAAGTCTACGTACCGGCCAGCCCTAAGCTTATCAAACGTATGAAACGCCTTAACTGGATACGCTGGGGTTTCAAAATACCTTTAGTGCGTCAGCGCCTGGAAAAGAAATTAGCTAAACAACCGCCAGGGCCCGATAAAAAAGAGCGGGAACAACACTATACCTGGGTTTGGGGTGAAGCGCGTAATGCACAGGGCGATATCATTACCCTGCGTGAGAAAGTAGAAAATGGCTATACCCTGACCAGCAGAGGTTCCGTAGAACTCACTATTTATATTTTACGTAATAAACTACAACCTGGTTTTTATACGCCGTCTCGCCTCTACGGCGCCAAACTTATTGACCGTTTTCTGGTTACTTAA
- a CDS encoding acyl-CoA dehydrogenase family protein, whose product MHFEHNDKTRAYMEQLTAFMAEHVAPAEHGYHHRNQQHEHADWRRWEVQPVINELKIKAREQGLWNLFLPDAELGAGLTTVEYAPLAEIMGRSLIAPEIFNCNAPDTGNMEVLYHFGSDQQKQNWLVPLLAGDIRSVFCMTEPDVASSDATNMQATIKEEGDEIVVQGRKWWSTGVGHPDAKFAIVMGVSLPEAKKHAQHSMVIVPLDAPGVEIERMLPAFGSYDAPYGHGEVSFNQVRVPKANLIGELGAGFAIAQGRLGPGRVHHCMRALGAAEKALELMIRRGMQRQAFGQPLIKLGGNQERIAEHRMAIDQARLYTLYAADKIDRLGVKHAMSEISGIKVVVPNVLQRVVDDAIQLHGGAGLSQDVPLTALFTLARALRLADGPDEVHRAMVARTELRHYMKGEGA is encoded by the coding sequence ATGCACTTTGAACATAATGATAAAACCCGCGCCTACATGGAACAGCTAACAGCTTTTATGGCTGAGCATGTAGCGCCCGCTGAACATGGTTACCATCATCGAAACCAACAACATGAACACGCTGACTGGCGACGCTGGGAAGTTCAGCCGGTGATTAACGAACTCAAAATCAAAGCGCGTGAGCAGGGGCTGTGGAATTTATTTCTGCCAGATGCGGAGCTGGGAGCGGGACTGACTACGGTTGAATACGCTCCCCTGGCTGAAATTATGGGGCGCAGCCTGATAGCGCCGGAAATTTTTAATTGCAATGCGCCGGATACTGGCAACATGGAGGTGCTTTACCACTTTGGTTCTGATCAGCAGAAGCAGAACTGGCTGGTACCTTTACTGGCAGGCGACATTCGCTCGGTATTTTGCATGACTGAACCTGATGTGGCTTCCTCGGACGCGACCAATATGCAGGCGACTATTAAAGAAGAAGGCGACGAGATTGTAGTGCAGGGACGTAAATGGTGGTCGACAGGTGTCGGTCATCCTGATGCTAAGTTTGCAATAGTGATGGGCGTGTCTTTGCCAGAGGCTAAAAAACATGCCCAGCACAGTATGGTCATAGTGCCTCTGGATGCTCCAGGCGTTGAAATAGAGCGCATGTTGCCTGCATTTGGTAGCTATGATGCGCCTTACGGACATGGCGAAGTGAGTTTTAATCAGGTGCGTGTGCCTAAAGCTAACCTGATTGGCGAGCTGGGCGCTGGTTTTGCCATTGCCCAGGGACGTTTAGGCCCTGGCCGGGTACACCATTGCATGCGGGCGTTGGGGGCCGCAGAGAAAGCGCTTGAGCTGATGATTCGTCGGGGCATGCAACGGCAGGCTTTTGGACAGCCGCTGATTAAGCTGGGCGGAAACCAGGAGCGTATTGCAGAGCACCGGATGGCTATTGATCAAGCGCGTTTATATACTCTGTACGCCGCTGATAAAATTGATCGCCTGGGAGTGAAACACGCGATGAGTGAAATCTCCGGCATCAAAGTGGTCGTGCCGAATGTGCTGCAGCGGGTGGTCGATGATGCGATCCAACTGCATGGTGGTGCCGGTTTGTCACAGGATGTGCCGTTGACAGCTCTGTTTACCCTGGCCAGAGCATTACGCCTGGCGGATGGTCCGGATGAAGTGCATCGTGCCATGGTGGCCCGTACAGAGCTTAGACACTATATGAAAGGAGAGGGCGCATGA
- the fur gene encoding ferric iron uptake transcriptional regulator: MPSTDAELKKAGLKVTSPRIKILDILKNPNHQHVSAEEVYRILLDQQDEVGLATVYRVLNQFDDAGIVTRHHFEGGRSVFELSEKEHHDHLVCLTCGRVIEFEDNVIERRQLEVAEANNIKLTNHSLYLYGECKKPDTCEYNSADASHHRIEV; the protein is encoded by the coding sequence ATGCCGAGTACTGACGCAGAACTAAAAAAAGCGGGTCTTAAAGTAACGTCTCCGCGCATTAAAATTCTCGACATCCTGAAGAACCCGAATCATCAGCACGTTAGTGCTGAGGAAGTATATCGGATCTTACTCGACCAACAAGACGAGGTCGGTTTAGCTACTGTCTATCGCGTACTCAACCAATTTGACGACGCAGGCATTGTCACGCGTCATCACTTTGAAGGTGGACGTTCGGTCTTTGAATTGAGTGAAAAAGAACATCACGATCACCTGGTTTGTCTGACTTGCGGTCGGGTTATTGAGTTTGAAGACAATGTCATTGAGCGTCGACAACTGGAAGTTGCCGAAGCAAACAATATAAAGCTGACCAACCACAGTCTTTACCTGTACGGTGAATGCAAGAAACCGGATACCTGTGAATACAACTCGGCCGACGCATCTCATCACCGTATTGAGGTCTGA
- a CDS encoding 5-oxoprolinase subunit PxpA, producing MPQVKLNCDLGESFGAYRMGRDKQVMPLIEMANIACGMHASDPVTLRNTVQLAVAHNIEIGAHPGYPDKEGFGRRAMALSGSEVEALVLYQIAALDGVCRTEGSQVSYVKPHGALYHAMMQEPEVRQAIFKAVSDYWSKPDLVVLASEQNQKLQEEANNYALTLRFEAFADRAYNEDGSLLSRAEKDAVHHEQAKVLAQAEQIATQGRVTSISGRTIELAASTLCVHGDNEVALEAVRAIKAMLQKRQDS from the coding sequence ATGCCACAGGTTAAGCTAAACTGTGATTTGGGTGAGAGTTTCGGTGCCTACCGTATGGGCCGGGACAAGCAGGTCATGCCGCTGATAGAAATGGCAAATATTGCCTGTGGTATGCATGCTTCAGATCCCGTGACCTTACGTAATACGGTACAACTGGCTGTGGCTCATAACATTGAAATTGGTGCGCATCCCGGCTACCCGGACAAAGAAGGTTTTGGGCGCCGGGCCATGGCGTTAAGCGGTTCTGAAGTAGAAGCTCTGGTGCTCTATCAAATAGCGGCACTGGATGGGGTGTGTCGTACGGAAGGCAGCCAGGTTAGTTACGTTAAGCCCCATGGTGCGCTTTATCACGCCATGATGCAGGAGCCGGAAGTACGCCAGGCAATTTTCAAAGCCGTGTCGGATTATTGGTCGAAACCCGATCTCGTAGTTCTTGCCAGTGAACAGAACCAGAAACTGCAGGAAGAAGCTAATAACTATGCTCTGACACTGCGTTTTGAGGCATTTGCTGACCGAGCCTACAATGAAGATGGCAGTTTGCTATCGCGGGCAGAGAAAGACGCTGTGCATCATGAACAGGCAAAAGTGCTGGCCCAGGCAGAACAGATAGCAACGCAGGGCCGGGTGACTAGTATCAGCGGCAGAACCATTGAGCTTGCTGCAAGTACCCTCTGTGTGCATGGCGATAATGAAGTAGCCTTAGAAGCCGTAAGGGCGATAAAAGCCATGCTGCAAAAGCGACAGGATAGTTAA
- the fldA gene encoding flavodoxin FldA: protein MATVGLFFGSDTGNTEAVAHMIQKELGKNLIDVKDIAKSSKEDIAGYDLLLFGIPTWYYGEAQCDWDDFFPDLEEIDFTDKLVAIFGCGDQEDYAEYFLDAMGMVRDIVETKGAIVVGHWPSESYNFEASKGLVDDSHFVGLGIDEDRQPELTKERVKAWCAQLQEEMYLAELAD, encoded by the coding sequence ATGGCAACCGTTGGACTTTTCTTTGGAAGCGATACCGGCAACACAGAAGCTGTTGCCCACATGATCCAGAAAGAACTGGGTAAAAATCTTATCGATGTCAAAGACATTGCTAAATCCAGTAAAGAAGATATTGCCGGTTATGATTTGCTATTGTTCGGAATTCCGACCTGGTATTACGGTGAAGCTCAGTGTGACTGGGATGACTTCTTCCCTGATCTGGAAGAGATTGATTTTACCGATAAACTGGTAGCTATTTTTGGTTGTGGCGATCAGGAAGATTACGCCGAGTACTTCCTGGATGCCATGGGCATGGTACGCGATATTGTCGAAACCAAAGGTGCTATCGTAGTCGGCCACTGGCCGAGTGAAAGTTATAACTTCGAAGCTTCTAAGGGGTTAGTCGATGACAGCCACTTTGTTGGCCTGGGTATCGACGAAGACCGTCAGCCTGAACTCACTAAAGAACGCGTCAAAGCCTGGTGCGCACAATTGCAAGAAGAAATGTATTTAGCTGAGCTGGCAGACTGA
- the pxpB gene encoding 5-oxoprolinase subunit PxpB: MSSHKPTPQFELAGVNAMLVRMGNQMRSEMPTYLKQIRDLLLRDYGELITQVTPAYNTLLVEYDPRACRMYDLQQLLEKVLAEMPYEENASCRKLVEIPVCYAASYAPDLEQVARHCKLTTDEVIEIHRATDYQVYALGFAPGFAYLGELDKRLQVPRLDTPRQQVPAGAVAIAEQQTAVYPSQSPGGWNLIGFSPMQWFNWQEEPMTPVEVGDCVRFVKVSEAEMKSLEKQGMPRT, from the coding sequence ATGAGTAGTCATAAACCAACCCCGCAATTTGAACTGGCTGGGGTGAATGCAATGCTGGTGCGAATGGGTAACCAGATGCGCAGTGAAATGCCGACCTACCTGAAACAAATTCGTGATTTGCTGCTGCGCGATTATGGGGAACTTATTACCCAGGTTACTCCTGCCTATAACACGCTGTTAGTTGAATATGATCCGCGTGCCTGTCGTATGTATGATTTGCAGCAGTTGCTGGAGAAAGTACTGGCGGAAATGCCTTATGAAGAAAACGCCAGTTGTCGCAAACTGGTTGAGATTCCGGTTTGTTATGCGGCCAGCTATGCGCCGGATCTGGAGCAGGTTGCGCGTCATTGCAAATTAACAACGGATGAAGTCATCGAAATTCACAGGGCCACTGATTACCAGGTTTATGCGCTGGGTTTTGCGCCAGGTTTTGCGTATCTGGGAGAACTGGATAAACGTTTGCAAGTGCCCCGATTAGATACCCCCCGGCAGCAAGTGCCCGCAGGTGCGGTCGCTATTGCAGAGCAGCAGACTGCAGTTTACCCCAGTCAATCGCCGGGTGGCTGGAATCTGATTGGGTTTAGCCCAATGCAGTGGTTTAATTGGCAGGAAGAACCGATGACGCCCGTGGAAGTTGGTGATTGCGTACGTTTTGTGAAAGTCTCTGAAGCTGAAATGAAGTCACTTGAAAAACAAGGTATGCCGCGCACATGA
- a CDS encoding biotin-dependent carboxyltransferase family protein yields the protein MSREAITGFRVVKPGFFSLLQDAGRSGYEHLGVTSGGAMDEMAASWANRLLDNPAGSTLIEITAGGLELEARTQTMLSVTGGDLNLTINDEPQAPWRSFWVSTGDRLRFARPRIGFRAYLAVQGGFQVPASLGSAATVKRDALGGLHQDGSALREDDFIAAGFLPEEQLPRQLPERFMPDYTGPVTLNIIPGYQQNEFSKEAWRQVLKQPFELDTRSDRMGARLLGDAIASPDLAMFSEGISYASVQVPPDGQPIVMLNDRQTLGGYPKLGNILPLDCYALAQRQPGTEVRFAHIGLMTAQQQMRRYLRFFGL from the coding sequence ATGAGCAGAGAAGCAATAACAGGGTTTCGGGTTGTAAAACCAGGTTTTTTCAGTCTGTTACAGGATGCCGGTCGCAGTGGTTATGAACACTTGGGTGTAACCAGCGGCGGCGCTATGGATGAAATGGCAGCCAGTTGGGCTAACCGTTTGCTGGACAACCCAGCCGGTAGTACGTTAATAGAAATTACAGCTGGTGGCCTGGAGCTTGAAGCCCGTACTCAAACGATGCTTTCGGTGACTGGAGGGGATCTTAATCTGACCATTAATGATGAACCGCAGGCGCCCTGGCGCAGCTTTTGGGTCTCAACCGGAGACCGGTTGCGCTTTGCGCGTCCCCGTATAGGCTTTCGTGCTTATCTTGCGGTGCAGGGGGGCTTCCAGGTACCAGCTTCGCTGGGTAGTGCAGCAACGGTTAAGCGAGATGCTCTGGGTGGGCTGCATCAGGACGGATCTGCCTTACGTGAGGATGATTTTATAGCGGCGGGATTTTTACCCGAAGAACAGTTGCCACGACAGTTACCCGAGCGCTTCATGCCCGATTACACGGGCCCGGTAACCCTGAACATTATTCCGGGTTACCAGCAGAATGAATTCAGTAAAGAAGCCTGGCGTCAGGTATTAAAGCAGCCCTTTGAACTGGATACCCGCAGTGATCGCATGGGGGCTCGTTTATTAGGCGATGCCATAGCCAGCCCGGATTTAGCCATGTTCTCAGAAGGCATTAGTTATGCTTCAGTGCAGGTACCACCGGATGGCCAGCCTATTGTAATGCTGAACGATCGTCAGACGCTGGGGGGATACCCCAAACTGGGCAATATACTGCCGCTGGACTGTTATGCTCTGGCCCAGCGACAGCCGGGCACGGAAGTGCGTTTTGCTCATATAGGCCTGATGACAGCGCAGCAGCAAATGCGCCGTTACCTGCGTTTTTTCGGCTTGTAA